From the genome of Nitrospira sp.:
CATGGGAGGTTCCCATGCGGTCTTTGATCGACATGGCGGCCGATCGCGGGGCCTTCATCGACCAAAGTCAGTCGTTGAATCTGTTCATCGAGAATCCAAATATCGGGTCACTGTCGAGCATGTACTTTTATGCCTGGAAGAAGGGGCTGAAAACGACGTACTACTTGCGCTCCAGGCCGGCGACACGGATCACGAAGGCCACGGTGCAAACGGCATCGGATGGATCGCCGAACGGCGGCGCCCGTCCGCAGGCCGATCCCGGATGGATAGCGGCCTCACCACAAGGAGGGCAAGCCTCTGCTTCTGTCGCATGTTCCCTCGATAACCCTGAGAGCTGTGAGGCCTGCCAATGAGCGCTATTGATCGTCCCCTACGGCTCCTTGATCCCGGTATGTGTCTGACGCTCCGTCCTATGGCCTATCCGGTATTTTTTGAGATGTACCGTTCCGCCATCAAAAATACCTGGACCGTGGAGGAGGTCGACTTTTCCACTGACGTGGGCGATCTGCGTACGAAGATGAGCGCTGCAGAACGTCACCTGGTCCATCGTCTCGTGGCATTCTTCGCTACCGGCGACTCCATCGTGGCGAACAATCTCGTACTCAATCTCTACAAACACATCAATGCGCCTGAGGCGCGGATGTATCTGTCGCGCCAACTGTATGAAGAAGCCCTGCATGTCCAGTTCTATTTAACGCTGATCGATACCTACATGCCGGATCCCGACGAACGGTTCTCAGCTTTTGCCGCGGTCGAAACCATCCCGTCGGTTCGGAGAAAGGCGGAGTTCTGCTTCAAGTGGATCGACTCGCTCCAGCATCTGGAACGGCTGGATTCTCGTGAGATGCGCAGCCAGTTCTTGAAAAACCTCATCTGTTTCGCAGCCTGTATCGAAGGGCTCTTTTTCTTCGCCGCATTCGCTTATGTGTACTTCCTGCGCTCACGCGGTCTCTTGCATGGACTCGCCGGCGGCACCAATTGGGTATTTCGGGACGAGAGCGCGCACATGGCTTTTGCTTTCGAAGTCGTGAACCAGGTGCGCCGTGAAGAACCCGAGTTGTTTGACGAAGCCCTCGAAGCCGACATTCGCCGGATGATGGATGACGCGGTGGCGTGCGAAACTGCCTTTGCGGAAGATCTGCTCGGCGGCGGCGTGGCAGGCCTCTCCATGCGTGACGTGCGACAGTACCTCGAGTTCGTGGCGGATCAACGGCTGGCGACCCTCGGTCTCTCGAAGCAGTATGGGACGAGAAATCCCTTTGACTTTATGAATCTCCAGGACGTCCAAGAGCTTGCCAACTTCTTCGAGCGACGGGTCTCCGCCTATCAAGTTGGGGTGACCGGGATTGTGGCGTTCGATGCCGCCTTCTAATCTCGGGAAAGCTTGGTCGTCGATCCACACCGGTTTCCAGCTTGTCGAAAGGAGACAGCATCATGGCCATACTTGCAACCTGTCTGGGGCATCCTCGTATCGGTGTCGGCCGGGAACTCAAAAAAGCGCTCGAATCATTGTGGTCGAATAAGAGCACAGCGGCCGATCTTCAGACGAGCGCCGCCCGGTCGCGGCGTCGGTTTCATCTTTGATAATGGATATACAAATAAGGGTTCTTCTCCGTGGTGAGTGGGTAAACGAAGCGCGAGAAACGACATTTTCAGGGGGATAGGGGCGTGAACGCTGCGTTCTACGGGGTCTGGAAATCTGGCATGATTGCCGGATGCACATACACCGACACCTCTGGGACACCTACCGCTTCCCCGGCTTCCGGCCAACGCCAACGGGACAGGGCATCATCGGTGACCCGAAGGCCCGCGTCATCCACCTGTGCCGGCGGGGAAAAAACCAGCATGCGGCGCGTGCGGGCAGGTCACCCGATCCTGGTACGACCGCAAGACACGCCGCGTTCGCGACCTGCCCTGCGGGGACACGCGGGTCTACCTGGAGGTGGAGATTCGTCGCGTCGAGTGCAAGCAGTGCGGCACGGTGAAGCAGGAAATCTTGGACTGGCTGGCGGACAATCCGTTCTACACCAAACGCTTCGCCTTCTTCGTGGGACGGCGCTGCCGGACCATGCCGATCAAGGACGTGGCCGAGGAAACCCGGCTGGACTGGAAAACGATCAAGGCCCTCGACGAGCAGTACATGCAGGAGCAGTTTCGTCGAGCGGGCACGCCGGCTCCGAGGGTAGTCGTGATCGACGAGATCTCGATCCGCAAGGGGCACACCTGCCGTATCGTGGTCAGCGACTTGGAACGACGACGGCCGATCTGGTTCGGGGGCAAGGACTGCTCAGAAGTGAGTATGGACGAGTTCTACCAGTGGCGGGGCGTGTCGCAAAGCAAGACAATACGGCTGGCCGTGAGGGACATGTGGAAAGCGTTCCGCACCTCGACGCGCAAGCCGGAGCACGCGCCGCAAGCCGCCATCTTGTTCGACACGTTCCATGTGCTGCGGCATCTCGGCGAGGCGTTGGACACGGTGCGCAAGGCCGAGTACTCCCGGGTGACGGGGAAGGATCGGCGGTTCATCAAGGGCCAGAAGTACGCGCTACTCTCGCACCGGGAGAACCTGAAGCCGGATGGCCGGCAAAGCCTGCGGTTGCTGCTGAAGGCCAACAAGCGGTTGAACACGGCCTACCTCCTCAAAGAGGAGTTCGGGCAGCTCTGGGACTACGAGCGCGAAGGCTGGACTCGGCGCTTCTTCGAGCACTGGCGCACATCGCTCAAATGGCAGCGCCTGAAGCCCCACGAGACGTTCGCCGAGATGATCGACCGGTACTGGGACGGTATCGCGGCCTACTGCAAGCCGGAGAACAAAGTTGCCTTGGGATTCGTCGAGGG
Proteins encoded in this window:
- a CDS encoding ISL3 family transposase, producing the protein MPAGKKPACGACGQVTRSWYDRKTRRVRDLPCGDTRVYLEVEIRRVECKQCGTVKQEILDWLADNPFYTKRFAFFVGRRCRTMPIKDVAEETRLDWKTIKALDEQYMQEQFRRAGTPAPRVVVIDEISIRKGHTCRIVVSDLERRRPIWFGGKDCSEVSMDEFYQWRGVSQSKTIRLAVRDMWKAFRTSTRKPEHAPQAAILFDTFHVLRHLGEALDTVRKAEYSRVTGKDRRFIKGQKYALLSHRENLKPDGRQSLRLLLKANKRLNTAYLLKEEFGQLWDYEREGWTRRFFEHWRTSLKWQRLKPHETFAEMIDRYWDGIAAYCKPENKVALGFVEGFNNKIRVIQRRSYGLRNEEYLRLKVLSCMLDPI
- a CDS encoding ribonucleotide-diphosphate reductase subunit beta — protein: MSAIDRPLRLLDPGMCLTLRPMAYPVFFEMYRSAIKNTWTVEEVDFSTDVGDLRTKMSAAERHLVHRLVAFFATGDSIVANNLVLNLYKHINAPEARMYLSRQLYEEALHVQFYLTLIDTYMPDPDERFSAFAAVETIPSVRRKAEFCFKWIDSLQHLERLDSREMRSQFLKNLICFAACIEGLFFFAAFAYVYFLRSRGLLHGLAGGTNWVFRDESAHMAFAFEVVNQVRREEPELFDEALEADIRRMMDDAVACETAFAEDLLGGGVAGLSMRDVRQYLEFVADQRLATLGLSKQYGTRNPFDFMNLQDVQELANFFERRVSAYQVGVTGIVAFDAAF